A single region of the Brienomyrus brachyistius isolate T26 unplaced genomic scaffold, BBRACH_0.4 scaffold115, whole genome shotgun sequence genome encodes:
- the LOC125727749 gene encoding NACHT, LRR and PYD domains-containing protein 12-like: MCTEVFKEEYGLYQEKVYCFVHLSIQEYLAALYVFLSNSSADLLMTAVNQALESKNGHLDLYLRFLLGLSTDSSKTLLQRLLGPTGINSHTIKETAQYIKEKIQENLSPERTINLFHCLTELGDNSLVEEVQRYLNSGNISADDLSPAQYSALAFVMLMSDEELDVFDLKKYIRSDEEHCRLLPVVKNSRTALLNSCDLIDKHSDVLSSALRSNSSPLRELDLSDNNLKDSGVKLLSATLGDLHCKLEILRLSGCRVTEEGCSSLDSALRSNPSHLRELDLSYNHPGDSGVKLLSAVLEDPSCKLEKLNVDHGGECRTRPGLQKYSCQLTLDPNTANRFLSLSGGKRKVTGGAEQPYPDHPERFDSWNQVLCRESLTGRCYWEAEWDGFGAWIGVTYKGIRRKGGRDCGLGYNDKSWSLCCNTDRYSVWHNNKETLIPIKPSGSRRVGVYLDWGAGALSFYRVSSDGLTPLHRFTSSFTESLYPGFGVHYRNSSVSL; encoded by the exons atgtgcacagaagtctttaaagaggagtatgggttgtaccaggagaaggtgtactgctttgtgcatctgagcatccaggagtatctcgctgctttatatgtgtttctgtcaaactcatcagctgacctgctgatgactgcagtgaatcaggcattagaaagcaagaatggacacttggacctctacctccgcttcctccttggtctctcaacagactccagtaagactctgttacaaaggctactggggccAACAGGAATCAactcacataccattaaggaaacagctcaatacatcaaggagaaaatacaggagaatttatctccagaaaggaccatcaacctgttccactgtctgactgaactgggtgacaattccctagtagaggaagtacaaagatacctgaattcaggaaacatttcagcagatgacctctcacctgcacagtactcagctctggcctttgtgatgctgatgtcagatgaggagctggatgtgtttgatctgaagaaatacatcagatcagatgaagagcactgcaggctgctgcctgtggtcaagaactccaggacggctct gctgaacagctgtgatctcatagataaacacagtgatgtgctgtcttcagctctaagatcaaactcttcccccctgagagagctggacctgagtgacaataacctgaaggattcaggagtgaagctgctctctgctacactgggggatttacactgtaaactggagatattgag gctgtcaggttgtagagtcacagaagaaggctgttcttccctggattcagctctgaggtcaaacccatcacacctgagagagctggacctgagctacaatcacccaggagattcaggagtgaagctgctctctgctgtactggaggatcccagctgtaaactggagaagctgaa tgtggatcacggtggagagtgcaggaccagaccaggcttacagaaat actcctgccagctgacgctggaccccaacacagcaaacagattcctgtctctgtcaggggggaagaggaaggtgacagggggggcagagcagccatatcctgatcatccagagagatttgacagctggaaccaagttctgtgcagagagagtctgactggccgctgttactgggaggctgagtgggatggatttggtgcctggataggagtcacttataaagggatcaggaggaaaggagggagggactgtggacttggatacaatgacaagtcatggagtctgtgctgtaatactgacagatactctgtctggcacaataataaagagactctcatacccataaagccctcaggctcccgcagagtaggagtgtatctggactggggggctggtgctctgtccttctacagagtctcctctgatggactgacccccctgcacagattcacctcctcattcactgagtccctctatccagggtttggggttcattatagaaactcctcagtgtcactgtga
- the LOC125727734 gene encoding NLR family CARD domain-containing protein 3-like isoform X2, protein MDGSASEMRPPMGCNRKSPESVLMKRADSPVPSCVSLKSDWSMDPILHFREGPFPTGQRDQMEGCSSDLHDKSGLSSILKSLEEKATKFLKDELKTFVSHLDQNYPECFEPQLEEDNDLDCDGQMQKTSGREGALKITLYILRTMKQNDLADLLENRQLMLQEIKCKLKKQCECVFEGKAKEGQPTLLSEIYTELYITEGGTGAVNDEHEVRQIETASKQRRTEDTTVKCNDIFKPLCGRETLIRTVLTKGVAGIGKTVSVQKFILDWAEGKANQDVHFIFALPFQDLNLIKSEYSLIKLLHHFVPELKSLQSTELFRYKVLFIFDGLDECRLPLDFQNNESWFDVTKKTSLDVLLTNLIKGNLLPSALLWITSRPAAASQIPPECVHQVTEIRGFSDAQKEEYFKKRFNDQSLANRIITHVKSSRSLFIMCHIPVFCWISATVIKRFFSETDRGEIPRTLTEMYTHFLIFQTSLKNDKYMKNHETKLKEYSKEFLLKLGKLAFDSLEKGNLIFY, encoded by the exons atggatggatctgcttctgaaatgcgccccccgatggggtgtaacagaaagagccctgagag tgtcctgatgaagagagcagactcccctgtacccagctgtgtttccctgaagagtgactggtcaatggACCCCATACtccacttcagagagggaccttttcctacaggtcaaag agaccaaatggaaggatgcagttcagatctacatgataaatcaggtttatcatccatattgaag tcactagaggaaaaagccacgaagttcctaaaggacgagctgaagacgtttgtgagccacctagatcagaattacccagaatgctttgagcctcagctggaggaggacaatgacctggactgtgatggtcagatgcagaagaccagtggtagagagggagctctgaagatcacactgtacatcctgaggaccatgaagcaaaatgatcttgctgaTCTGCTGGAGAATA gacagctcatgctacaggaaatcaaatgtaaacttaagaagcaatgtgagtgtgtatttgaagggaaagctaaggaaggacagccaacacttctcagtgagatttacacagaactctacataactgaaggtgggactggagcagtcaatgatgaacatgaagtgagacagattgaaacagcatccaagcaaaggcgaacagaagatactacagtcaagtgcaatgatatatttaaacccttatgtgggcgtgagacactgatcagaactgtactcacgaaaggggtggcaggtatcgggaaaacagtctctgtgcagaaattcattctcgactgggcagaaggaaaagcaaaccaggatgttcacttcatatttgctcttcctttccaggacctgaatttgattaagagtgaatacagtctgattaaactgcttcaccactttgtcccagaactgaaatcacttcaatccactgagctgtttaggtacaaagtcttgttcatctttgatggtctggatgaatgTCGCCTTCCTttggattttcagaacaatgagagctggtttgatgtaacaaagaaaacgtcactggatgtgctgttgactaacctcattaaggggaatctgctcccatccgctctcctctggataacctcccggccagcagcagccagtcagatacctcctgagtgtgtccaccaggtgacagagatacgagggttcagtgatgcccagaaggaggagtatttcaagaagagatttaatgatcagagcctggccaacaggattatcacacatgtgaaatcatcaaggagcctcttcatcatgtgccacattcctgtgttctgctggatttcagccactgtgatTAAGAggttttttagtgagactgacaggggagaaattccaaggacactgactgaaatgtacacacacttcctgatctttcagacaagtttaaaaaatgacaagtatatgaaaaaccatgaaactaagcttaaggaatacagcaaagagttccttttaaaacttggtaaactggcttttgacagccttgagaaaggcaatctcatattttattaa
- the LOC125727734 gene encoding NLR family CARD domain-containing protein 3-like isoform X1, with amino-acid sequence MDGSASEMRPPMGCNRKSPERGPSRNHLVWISIEMDGSASEMRPPMGCNRKSPESVLMKRADSPVPSCVSLKSDWSMDPILHFREGPFPTGQRDQMEGCSSDLHDKSGLSSILKSLEEKATKFLKDELKTFVSHLDQNYPECFEPQLEEDNDLDCDGQMQKTSGREGALKITLYILRTMKQNDLADLLENRQLMLQEIKCKLKKQCECVFEGKAKEGQPTLLSEIYTELYITEGGTGAVNDEHEVRQIETASKQRRTEDTTVKCNDIFKPLCGRETLIRTVLTKGVAGIGKTVSVQKFILDWAEGKANQDVHFIFALPFQDLNLIKSEYSLIKLLHHFVPELKSLQSTELFRYKVLFIFDGLDECRLPLDFQNNESWFDVTKKTSLDVLLTNLIKGNLLPSALLWITSRPAAASQIPPECVHQVTEIRGFSDAQKEEYFKKRFNDQSLANRIITHVKSSRSLFIMCHIPVFCWISATVIKRFFSETDRGEIPRTLTEMYTHFLIFQTSLKNDKYMKNHETKLKEYSKEFLLKLGKLAFDSLEKGNLIFY; translated from the exons atggatggatctgcttctgaaatgcgccccccgatggggtgtaacagaaagagccctgagag aggccccagcaggaatcatctggtctggatcagcatagaaatggatggatctgcttctgaaatgcgccccccgatggggtgtaacagaaagagccctgagag tgtcctgatgaagagagcagactcccctgtacccagctgtgtttccctgaagagtgactggtcaatggACCCCATACtccacttcagagagggaccttttcctacaggtcaaag agaccaaatggaaggatgcagttcagatctacatgataaatcaggtttatcatccatattgaag tcactagaggaaaaagccacgaagttcctaaaggacgagctgaagacgtttgtgagccacctagatcagaattacccagaatgctttgagcctcagctggaggaggacaatgacctggactgtgatggtcagatgcagaagaccagtggtagagagggagctctgaagatcacactgtacatcctgaggaccatgaagcaaaatgatcttgctgaTCTGCTGGAGAATA gacagctcatgctacaggaaatcaaatgtaaacttaagaagcaatgtgagtgtgtatttgaagggaaagctaaggaaggacagccaacacttctcagtgagatttacacagaactctacataactgaaggtgggactggagcagtcaatgatgaacatgaagtgagacagattgaaacagcatccaagcaaaggcgaacagaagatactacagtcaagtgcaatgatatatttaaacccttatgtgggcgtgagacactgatcagaactgtactcacgaaaggggtggcaggtatcgggaaaacagtctctgtgcagaaattcattctcgactgggcagaaggaaaagcaaaccaggatgttcacttcatatttgctcttcctttccaggacctgaatttgattaagagtgaatacagtctgattaaactgcttcaccactttgtcccagaactgaaatcacttcaatccactgagctgtttaggtacaaagtcttgttcatctttgatggtctggatgaatgTCGCCTTCCTttggattttcagaacaatgagagctggtttgatgtaacaaagaaaacgtcactggatgtgctgttgactaacctcattaaggggaatctgctcccatccgctctcctctggataacctcccggccagcagcagccagtcagatacctcctgagtgtgtccaccaggtgacagagatacgagggttcagtgatgcccagaaggaggagtatttcaagaagagatttaatgatcagagcctggccaacaggattatcacacatgtgaaatcatcaaggagcctcttcatcatgtgccacattcctgtgttctgctggatttcagccactgtgatTAAGAggttttttagtgagactgacaggggagaaattccaaggacactgactgaaatgtacacacacttcctgatctttcagacaagtttaaaaaatgacaagtatatgaaaaaccatgaaactaagcttaaggaatacagcaaagagttccttttaaaacttggtaaactggcttttgacagccttgagaaaggcaatctcatattttattaa